The following proteins are encoded in a genomic region of Arachis ipaensis cultivar K30076 chromosome B02, Araip1.1, whole genome shotgun sequence:
- the LOC107628434 gene encoding cyclin-dependent protein kinase inhibitor SMR3, protein MKMGNLEISVACSKPSSSSHHNNNNIIDKEIKEEEGGYLEGIIVLSKQRDQESRKEQEEEEEIDDDDDGFKTPTSMDQRIPVESKQCPPAPRKPKPPLLSLKRKPPSSSPSCCIVSCRYHPLDLSREVELLFQRTTPQQKHHQLLSSDQIIISKKIRRE, encoded by the coding sequence atgaagaTGGGAAATCTGGAAATTAGTGTTGCATGTTCCaagccttcttcttcttctcatcataacaacaataatattattgacaaagagatcaaagaagaagaaggaggctACCTCGAGGGTATAATAGTACTTTCCAAGCAACGAGACCAAGAATCAAGAAaggagcaagaagaagaagaagaaattgatgatgatgatgatggattcAAGACTCCAACATCAATGGATCAAAGAATCCCAGTAGAATCAAAGCAATGCCCACCAGCACCAAGAAAACCAAAGCCGCCGTTGTTATCTCTCAAGAGAAAACCGCCGTCATCGTCGCCGTCGTGCTGCATCGTCAGCTGCAGATACCACCCACTTGATCTCTCCAGAGAAGTTGAATTATTGTTTCAGAGAACAACACCACAACAAAAGCATCATCAGCTTCTTTCTTCAGACCAAATAATAATCAGCAAGAAAATTCGAAGGGAAtga